From the genome of Alphaproteobacteria bacterium:
AACGACCGGTGGTAAATCACGCCCTGCTCGACCAGATACTGAGCTTGCAGGCAGAGCTCAAAGACCTGGTTTCCGATCGAAAGCCAACCATCGAGAACTTGCTTCAGGTGCGCGGCCTGATCGAGCTTTCCGATGCTGAGGAAGACGAACAGGCGACCCAGACACGGGACACCGCGATGATGGCGTCGCTGGACGAGGCACTCGCCGTTGCCGTCGCCGTTCGCGATGCCGAAGGCGAGCGGTTGCAGCAGGTTCTGATTGGCCAACTCGGCCGGGTCGGCGAGTTGGTCGCGGCGGCGTCGACAACGGCCGCTGTGCAGCCGGAGGCGCTTCGCGCACGATTGGCATCCCAGGTACAGCAACTGCTCGAATCCGTCCCCGCGCTGCCCGAGGAAAAGCTCCTTCAAGAGGCGGCGGTATTGGCGGCCAAGGCGGACATTCGCGAAGAGCTCGACCGCCTCAACGCACACATCATGGCGGCTAACGACCTCATTGCCAAAGATGAGCCGGTTGGCCGCCGGCTTGAGTTCCTCTGCCAGGAATTCAATCGCGAGGCCAACACGCTGTGCGCGAAGTCGAGCGACATCGACCTGACGACGATTGGATTGGATTTGAAGGCCGTGATCGACCAAATGCGGGAGCAGGTGCAAAACGTTGAGTAGCTTACAGAGCCATGGCTGATAGCGAGATTCGCCGGCGCGGCTTGATGCTGGTGCTGTCGTCGCCGTCGGGCGCCGGCAAGACGACGATCTCACGGCGCCTGCTTGAACACGACGCCAATCTGACTCTGTCGATTTCGGCGACGAC
Proteins encoded in this window:
- a CDS encoding YicC family protein, with amino-acid sequence MTGYARVDGHLADTRWTWEIKTVNGKGLDIRCRMPAGAERMDAEVRRRGAAVLRRGNVSISLLVTKNQSAQRPVVNHALLDQILSLQAELKDLVSDRKPTIENLLQVRGLIELSDAEEDEQATQTRDTAMMASLDEALAVAVAVRDAEGERLQQVLIGQLGRVGELVAAASTTAAVQPEALRARLASQVQQLLESVPALPEEKLLQEAAVLAAKADIREELDRLNAHIMAANDLIAKDEPVGRRLEFLCQEFNREANTLCAKSSDIDLTTIGLDLKAVIDQMREQVQNVE